CGCCAACCCACTTCCCCAACAAATCACATCCTGAAAGGAACGACTCATGGCACACATCCAACTCCCCGAAGGCCTCCCCGGCATCCGCGGCGCAATGGCCTTCCGCCCCGCCACCGCAAGGCCGCTCAACGATCTCGTAGAAGTCCTCCTCCACGGCCCCAACTCCCTCACCCCGGGCGAGCGCGAACTCATCGCAACCTACGTCTCCTCCGAAAACGACTGCTACTACTGTCAAACCATCCACGGAGCCATAGCCGCAGCCAGCCTCAACGGCGACGAAGCCCTCGTCAAACAGGTCAAGCACGACTTCCACAATGCCGCCATCTCCGAAAAGCTAAAAGCCCTCCTCGTCATCGCAGGCAAGGTACAACGAGGCGGCAAGCACGTCACCACCGACGACGTAGCCGCCGCCCGCGATCAGGGCGCAACCGACATCGAGATCCACGACACCGTCCTCATCGCCGCCGCCTTCTGCATGTTCAACCGCTACGTCGACGGACTCGGAACCACCCAACCCCGCGATGAAGCCATGTACCGCGAGCGCGGCAAGTGGATCGCACGCGAAGGATACGTCAGCGTCAGCAAAGAATATCTGCCCGCCGAAGCCGCACACTAGTTGGTTTAGAGTCGTCGCTTTTTTGTTTGTCATTCCCGAGGGAACCTGCTTTTGGTTGTCATTCCCGAAGGGAATCTGCGTCTGCAGTTCTCACCATCAGTCAAAACCCAGTAAGGAGAGACTCATGCCCCACATCAAACTGCCCGAAGGCTTCCCTGGCATCAGCAGCGGATTCGTCTACCGCCCCGAAACCGCCAAGCCCATGCGCGAACTCGCCCACGTCCTCCTGCACGAGCCCAACTCCCTCACTCCCGCCGAGCGCGAACTCATCGCAACCTACGTCTCCAGCCAGAACGACTGCTACTTCTGCCAGACCAGCCACGCCTCAGCCGCCGCCGCGCACCTCGGCAACGATTGGGGTCTAACCGAACAGGTAAGACAAAACTACGAACAGGCACCCGTCTCAGACAAACTAAAAGCCCTCCTCACCATCGCAGGCAAAGTCCAACAAGGCGGCAAGCACGTCACCTCCGAAGACGTCGCCAAAGCCCGCAAACAAGGCGCCACCGACCTCGAGATTCACGACACCGTCCTCATCGCCGCAGCCTTCTGCATGTTCAACCGCTACGTCGACGGCCTCGCCACCTGGCAACCCGAAGACCCAGAGATGTACGCCAAGATGGG
The nucleotide sequence above comes from Tunturibacter empetritectus. Encoded proteins:
- a CDS encoding carboxymuconolactone decarboxylase family protein, with protein sequence MAHIQLPEGLPGIRGAMAFRPATARPLNDLVEVLLHGPNSLTPGERELIATYVSSENDCYYCQTIHGAIAAASLNGDEALVKQVKHDFHNAAISEKLKALLVIAGKVQRGGKHVTTDDVAAARDQGATDIEIHDTVLIAAAFCMFNRYVDGLGTTQPRDEAMYRERGKWIAREGYVSVSKEYLPAEAAH
- a CDS encoding carboxymuconolactone decarboxylase family protein, which gives rise to MPHIKLPEGFPGISSGFVYRPETAKPMRELAHVLLHEPNSLTPAERELIATYVSSQNDCYFCQTSHASAAAAHLGNDWGLTEQVRQNYEQAPVSDKLKALLTIAGKVQQGGKHVTSEDVAKARKQGATDLEIHDTVLIAAAFCMFNRYVDGLATWQPEDPEMYAKMGQHLATEGYLAPSIKA